The Argopecten irradians isolate NY chromosome 4, Ai_NY, whole genome shotgun sequence genome has a window encoding:
- the LOC138321431 gene encoding prostaglandin G/H synthase 2-like, with protein sequence MKELQCKCMLLVVLAVVTAMASANTACCSYPCLNGGVCMTTGMKGFKCDCAGTDFYGTVCETPTFMKRIKLWLKPSSDTTHYLLTHYNWLWNIVNSVEFLRNAVMKKVYTLRSDLIDSPPTYTSEHPYITLDANYNLTVYTRTLPPVPDHCPTPMGVWGKKEMPDVDKIVKRFFVRKKMIPEPIGTSALFSFFAQHFTHQFFKTDVKKGPQYQWGGHGVDVTHVYGKDKDAEAKLRSFKDGKLKVQLIKGEEYPPLEKDAPVGMVYPPGTPEDRRFAIGQQVFGLLPGLFMYATIWLREHNRVCDILKAEHPDWDDERLYQTGKLVIVGETIKIVIEDYVQHLSNYNLKLLFRPELLFGEPFQYQNRIAVEFNHLYHWHPLMPSEFNISGTTYTLREFVYHPEILLKHGMHDFVDSLSKQRAGQFGPFNHGPMTLPVVTELIKQGRQLRLQPYNQYRKKFNLPAYKSFEQMTGNKELAKALEEEYHDIDAVEFYVGLIMEKRRYLSVFGTSVVEMGAPYSVKGLMANPICSPKYWKPSTFGGDVGFDIINTASLKKLFCNNIKGDCPTVTFQVPDYVEGDVLRDEL encoded by the exons ATGAAGGAACTTCAGTGCAAATGCATGCTGTTGGTGGTGTTAGCGGTCGTCACAGCGATGGCATCAGCTA ACACAGCCTGTTGTTCCTATCCATGCCTGAATGGAGGTGTATGCATGACAACAGGAATGAAAGGTTTTAAATGTGACTGTGCAGGCACAGATTTTTATGGCACAGTTTGTGAAACTC CTACATTTATGAAGCGTATCAAATTATGGCTGAAGCCAAGTTCAGACACCACCCACTACTTGTTAACCCATTACAACTGGCTCTGGAATATTGTCAACAGTGTCGAGTTCCTACGCAACGCAGTCATGAAAAAAGTCTACACAC TACGATCTGACTTGATTGACAGTCCTCCTACCTACACATCAGAACACCCCTATATCACTCTGGACGCCAACTACAACTTGACCGTTTATACGCGTACACTACCCCCTGTCCCTGACCACTGCCCAACACCCATGGGAGTCTGGG gtaaaaaagAAATGCCAGATGTTGATAAAATAGTAAAAAGATTCTTTGTAAGAAAAAAGATGATTCCAGAACCTATTGGAACTAGTGCATTGTTCAGCTTCTTCGCCCAACATTTTACACATCAATTCTTCAAGACTGATGTTAAAAAAGGCCCACAGTACCAGTGGGGTGGACATGGG GTGGATGTCACACATGTTTATGGCAAAGATAAAGATGCAGAAGCAAAATTAAGAAGTTTTAAAGATGGAAAACTGAAAGTGCAG TTAATTAAAGGCGAGGAGTACCCTCCCCTGGAGAAAGATGCCCCAGTAGGTATGGTTTACCCCCCGGGGACCCCTGAGGATCGGAGGTTCGCGATTGGCCAGCAAGTATTTGGGTTACTACCTGGACTTTTCATGTACGCGACGATCTGGTTACGTGAACATAATCGTGTCTGTGACATCCTCAAAGCTGAACACCCTGACTGGGATGACGAGAGATTGTATCAGACAGGAAAACTTGTTATAGTGG gggagacaatcaaaATTGTAATAGAAGACTACGTACAGCACCTTAGTAACTATAACCTCAAGCTGCTGTTCCGACCGGAACTTCTGTTTGGAGAACCGTTTCAGTATCAGAACAGAATTGCTGTTGAGTTTAACCACCTTTATCACTGGCATCCATTGATGCCGAGCGAATTTAACATCAGTGGTACCACCTACACGCTGAGGGAGTTTGTTTATCACCCGGAGATCCTGCTAAAACACGGCATGCATGACTTTGTGGATTCTCTGTCTAAACAAAGAGCTGGAcaa TTTGGCCCCTTTAACCATGGACCAATGACGCTCCCCGTTGTGACAGAACTGATCAAACAGGGACGCCAGCTAAGACTACAGCCTTATAACCAGTACAGGAAAAAATTCAACCTTCCAGCCTACAAATCCTTCGAGCAAATGACAG gTAACAAAGAATTAGCCAAGGCACTAGAAGAGGAATACCACGATATCGACGCTGTAGAATTTTATGTTGGCCTTATTATGGAGAAGAGACGATATCTATCAGTGTTTGGAACATCTGTCGTAGAGATGGGTGCCCCGTACTCTGTGAAGGGGCTGATGGCTAACCCTATATGTAGCCCCAAGTACTGGAAGCCCTCTACATTTGGGGGAGATGTAGGATTTGATATCATTAATACAGCGTCACTTAAAAAGCTTTTCTGTAACAATATTAAAGGGGATTGTCCGACGGTGACGTTTCAAGTACCAGACTACGTCGAAGGGGATGTATTACGCGATGAgctatga